Proteins encoded together in one Prunus dulcis chromosome 3, ALMONDv2, whole genome shotgun sequence window:
- the LOC117622493 gene encoding zinc finger CCCH domain-containing protein 41, whose protein sequence is MELKVSSPKPGGLSPSDCISDPEEKEVSDDDDDDRNHKHRRRETRSQSLERDTLDQVIARPYRKRNKPFANGNSFRDNDSQASTTWRNYNSASQDFSVKFDKRRPGLASLPRAPFDLNQRIRANQGFPGDPGLGRGRGRDSGSWGQRDSRFNSDIASQMVQQGSIPPNLFAGRGLPSVSSAQNASWNAFGLIPGIPNGAMDTLHSIGLQGTLRPPIHSSMNMGIPRQRCRDFEERGFCLRGDMCPMEHGVNRIVVEDVQSLSQFNLPVSSAHLLGKPTGPGSLPSVSASSAALMNSKGLHGKTSKSAVNDDGLGLNGPYSGPGYLGGADLYDPDQPLWNNNGPETSNALLGLQSPRNDETESLSNDDPSDRHRARLDSADNECPIRSVGTAANSQSTNVSVWGRIGSSKSKLDVKEKIDPTNNSSDCIESETKEGKEALVSIQNPPRQGKRIMAEDGPKAMDSSPKTHFDPTRNIRKPSQKALRTLFVNGIPQKSNKREALLSHFQKFGEVIDIYIPLNSERAFVQFSRREEAEAALKAPDAVMGNRFIKLWWANRDSIPDDGTGAASNFPGLIPPHPTVTSISKDNLQSAAPKSSIVHTSDAFLPSADNSKPVISNGPKAPPLQKKLENLEQLKEELRKKQEMLDQKRNDFRRKLDKLEKQATGPKGEADIEQAAKRPKVGITADVGKVANPKSSNPTPMEELHAEMTDKNKCVENVVSCSPKTSTTMVLQQSTSLKQLSIRPLGSIGTPSPVNRYKLDNRPTAFRILPPLPVGFANVASMKEHFSPYGDLSNAELEDLESRDCGSELEASKDCSACITFTTRRSAERAFLNGKCWEGHDLKFMWLTSSISSNDRSGRENSPSTTTTTTPKGPLIADVEPADDVADSGSQEASAASGNEPEHSERQGGVEHVEPGEYSQSSPKSTSGEKESSKGEAM, encoded by the exons ATGGAGTTAAAAGTTTCATCTCCAAAACCAGGGGGCCTTTCTCCTTCTGATTGTATTAGTGATCCTGAGGAAAAGGAAGtcagtgatgatgatgatgatgatcgaAACCACAAACATCGTAGACGAGAGACTCGTTCTCAGTCTTTGGAGAGAGATACTCTTGACCAAGTTATAGCAAGGCCATACAGAAAGCGAAATAAACCTTTTGCAAATGGGAACTCTTTCAGGGATAATGACTCTCAAGCAAGTACAACATGGAGAAATTACAATTCCGCTTCTCAAGACTTTTCTGTAAAATTTGATAAAAGACGCCCGGGATTAGCATCACTGCCTCGAGCACCTTTCGATTTAAATCAAAGAATCCGTGCAAACCAAGGATTTCCTGGAGACCCTGGTCTTGGTaggggaagaggaagagactCTGGATCATGGGGCCAACGCGATTCTAGGTTCAACTCAGATATTGCTTCTCAAATGGTTCAGCAGGGATCCATTCCTCCAAATCTTTTTGCTGGACGCGGATTACCAAGTGTTTCCAGTGCACAGAATGCATCCTGGAATGCATTTGGATTGATTCCAGGAATACCTAATGGCGCCATGGATACACTACATTCCATTGGCTTGCAAGGAACACTCAGACCACCAATCCATTCTTCGATGAATATGGGGATTCCTCGTCAAAGATGTAGAGACTTTGAGGAGCGTGGATTTTGTCTAAGAGGGGATATGTGCCCGATGGAGCATGGTGTGAATCGGATTGTTGTTGAAGATGTCCAG AGTCTTTCTCAGTTCAATCTCCCTGTATCAAGTGCACACCTACTGGGAAAACCCACTGGCCCTGGATCTCTACCTTCAGTCAGTGCATCTTCAGCTGCATTGATGAATAGCAAAGGCTTACATGGAAAAACAAGCAAGTCTGCTGTCAATGATGATGGTTTGGGCTTGAACGGTCCATATTCTGGTCCTGGTTATCTGGGTGGAGCTGATTTGTATGACCCTGATCAACCCCTGTGGAATAATAATGGTCCTGAAACCTCAAATGCACTTCTAGGCCTGCAATCACCTAGGAATGATGAAACTGAATCCTTGTCAAATGATGATCCATCTGATCGTCATCGTGCCAGGTTAGATAGTGCTGATAATGAATGCCCAATTAGAAGCGTTGGGACAGCTGCCAATTCACAGAGTACAAACGTGTCCGTGTGGGGTAGAATTGGCAGTTCAAAAAGTAAATTAGATGTGAAGGAGAAAATTGATCCTACAAATAATTCTTCAGATTGTATTGAGAGTGAAACTAAGGAAGGTAAGGAGGCATTAGTCAGCATTCAAAATCCACCACGTCAAGGGAAGCGTATCATGGCAGAAGATGGCCCAAAAGCCATGGATTCATCACCCAAGACACATTTTGATCCTACACGTAACATTCGGAAACCATCTCAAAAAGCATTGCGTACTCTATTTGTCAATGGCATTCCCCAGAAGAGCAACAAAAGGGAGGCTCTTCTTTCTCATTTCCAAAAGTTTGGAGAGGTCATTGACATTTATATTCCTTTGAATAGTGAACGAGCTTTTGTCCAGTTTTCAAGGAGGGAAGAGGCTGAAGCTGCTTTAAAGGCACCTGATGCTGTAATGGGTAACCGCTTCATCAAGTTGTGGTGGGCTAATCGTGATAGCATTCCTGATGATGGCACAGGCGCTGCCAGTAATTTTCCTGGTTTAATTCCACCCCATCCAACAGTTACTAGTATAAGCAAAGATAATCTTCAATCTGCTGCTCCAAAGAGTAGTATTGTCCATACATCTGATGCTTTTCTACCTTCTGCTGATAACTCCAAGCCTGTCATCTCAAATGGTCCCAAGGCCCCACCTTTGCAGAAAAAGCTAGAGAATTTAGAGCAGTTAAAGGAGGAACTTCGCAAGAAACAGGAAATGCTGGACCAGAAACGAAATGACTTTCGTCGCAAATTGGACAAACTTGAGAAACAA GCTACTGGACCCAAGGGTGAGGCAGACATAGAGCAAGCTGCTAAGAGACCCAAAGTGGGAATAACAGCTGATGTTGGTAAAGTTGCTAATCCAAAGTCCTCAAATCCGACTCCTATGGAAGAACTGCATGCTGAGATGACTGATAAAAACAAATGTGTAGAGAACGTTGTCTCCTGTAGTCCAAAAACCAGTACAACTATGGTGCTGCAGCAATCCACTAGCTTGAAGCAGCTGAGTATTCGTCCATTGGGATCAATAGGGACTCCTTCTCCAGTGAATAGATACAAATTGGACAATCGTCCCACTGCATTTAGAATTCTTCCTCCTTTACCCGTTGGATTCGCAAAT GTTGCTAGTATGAAGGAACACTTTTCACCCTATGGCGATCTTTCTAATGCGGAGTTGGAAGATCTGGAATCCCGTGATTGTGGTAGTGAGTTGGAGGCATCAAAAGATTGCTCAGCTTGTATAACTTTCACGACACGCCGTTCAGCGGAGAGGGCATTTCTCAATGGTAAATGCTGGGAAGGACACGATCTAAAATTTATGTGGCTGACATCTAGCATTTCCAGCAATGACCGCAGTGGCAGAGAAAATTCTccatccaccaccaccaccaccaccccaaAGGGGCCATTAATAGCTGATGTTGAGCCTGCAGATGACGTAGCAGACAGTGGTTCCCAGGAAGCTTCTGCTGCATCAGGAAATGAACCTGAACATTCCGAAAGACAAGGTGGTGTTGAGCACGTGGAACCGGGTGAGTATTCCCAGTCTAGTCCGAAGTCAACATCTGGTGAGAAAGAGTCATCTAAAGGCGAAGCAATGTAA
- the LOC117622550 gene encoding protein transport protein SEC31 isoform X1: MSTTSFMDKQIMDLSQGSPQQNNNDCIEQMKMNDNNHPKEEEEQQVGHGNGLSNKLYHEMLPSYDFQPIRPIVGTSSQSQSLDPAPNLGGGGAARVWNSGEPKSNTTAPIRNYGSLDSIEPAKVILQKDRNVLDATVVSEIDQAMKKHADNLLHVLEGVSARLTQLESRTRHLENSVDDLKVSVGNNHGNADGKMIRLEDILRDVQTGVKDLKDKQDIVEAQLHLARIQVSNPKVDPQPEPQNAMHGDSGQAAASAPRHSHQQLPTPVNLPPSLPAVSHPNAPPQHMPQSVPHTVQLPNQFSQNQISPVPQQDPYFPPPGQNQGAPNQQYQLPPGQQTVPPPPVPPHQQFQPTTQPQYSQPPPQLPQQHPSHTPVNPSQLQPTLGHHAEETPYIPSQNYLPSLRQPPSHTPSGLPPSQQYYSPASQAYEPPSSRSSSGYSSGYSPPAGLGESYHYGGSPSQYGGSSSMKPPHLSSSATAQSGGSGYPQLPTAQVLPQALPTPSGAGGGSASAGTGNRVPIEDVIDTVTTMGFPRDYVRATVRKMTDSGQSVDVNVVLDKLTNDGEVQQPRAWFGR, translated from the exons ATGAGCACGACGTCGTTTATGGACAAGCAGATAATGGATCTGTCACAGGGATCGCCGCAGCAGAACAACAACGACTGCATCGAGCAGATGAAGATGAACGACAACAACCATCccaaagaggaagaagagcaGCAGGTCGGCCATGGAAATGGGCTTTCCAATAAGCTATATCATGAGATGTTGCCCAGCTACGATTTCCAGCCCATTCGTCCCATCGTCGGAACTTCTTCGCAGTCGCAGAGCCTCGATCCCGCACCCAAtcttggaggaggaggagccgCTAGGGTTTGGAACTCCGGCGAGCCCAAGTCCAACACTACCGCTCCTATCAGA AATTATGGCTCTCTGGATTCTATTGAACCTGCAAAAGTTATTTTACAGAAGGACCGAAATGTACTTGATGCTACTGTTGTGTCAGAGATTGACCAGGCCATGAAGAAGCATGCTGATAATTTATTACATGTGTTGGAAGGTGTTAGTGCACGACTAACACAACTCGAGAGCAGAACCCGCCACCTTGAGAATTCTGTGGATGATTTGAAGGTATCTGTGGGAAATAATCATGGGAATGCTGATGGAAAGATGATACGGTTGGAGGATATTCTTCGAGAT GTACAAACAGGTGTTAAGGATTTGAAGGATAAGCAAGACATAGTAGAGGCTCAGCTGCATCTTGCAAGGATACAAGTTTCCAATCCCAAGGTAGACCCTCAACCAGAACCTCAGAACGCTATGCATGGGGATTCTGGGCAGGCAGCCGCCTCTGCTCCTCGACACTCTCACCAACAACTTCCTACCCCTGTGAACCTTCCACCCTCACTTCCTGCTGTCTCTCACCCAAATGCTCCTCCCCAACATATGCCCCAAAGTGTACCACATACAGTTCAACTTCCAAATCAGTTTTCTCAGAACCAGATCTCTCCTGTCCCTCAGCAAGACCCTTATTTCCCACCGCCTGGTCAAAATCAAGGAGCCCCAAATCAGCAATACCAATTACCTCCAGGTCAGCAGACGGTCCCCCCTCCTCCAGTGCCACCacatcaacaatttcaacCTACCACTCAACCACAGTATTCTCAGCCTCCACCCCAGCTGCCTCAACAGCACCCTTCGCATACACCTGTTAATCCCTCTCAACTCCAGCCTACATTAGGCCACCATGCTGAAGAGACACCTTATATTCCTTCCCAGAACTACCTACCCAGTCTTCGTCAGCCACCTTCTCATACGCCCAGTGGTCTTCCCCCCTCCCAACAGTATTATAGTCCAGCTTCCCAAGCGTATGAGCCACCTTCAAGCAGATCCAGTTCAGGGTATTCTTCTGGGTATAGCCCTCCAGCTGGGCTTGGTGAGTCATATCATTACGGTGGATCACCTTCTCAATATGGTGGTAGCTCCTCAATGAAACCACCACATCTCTCTTCTTCTGCTACAGCTCAAAGTGGAGGAAGTGGTTACCCACAGCTACCAACTGCTCAGGTACTACCACAAGCATTGCCTACTCCATCTGGGGCAGGGGGTGGTTCAGCTTCAGCTGGGACTGGAAACAGAGTTCCTATTGAAGATGTGATTGACACCGTGACAACTATGGGTTTCCCGAGAGACTATGTTAGGGCCACTGTTCGAAAGATGACAGACAGCGGCCAGTCAGTTGACGTCAATGTTGTGCTAGATAAGTTGACGAATGATGGGGAAGTTCAGCAGCCTAGAGCTTGGTTTGGTCGATAG
- the LOC117620606 gene encoding pentatricopeptide repeat-containing protein At5g40400: MHRASTCSINRIFVVSANSPYYTKPLLNINFILKISALSSSSSALQTIPDSHSISVSNPLYHFLPQTQNPNNIVNLICSSLKQGNAHLSLLQNDIKELFPHLGAQEISRVLLRFQSDYSSALVFFNWVKNGLGLRPTTQNYCIVIHILACSKKFPQAMKLLWELIELVRDVSPKDDIFQNLVVCTEDCNWDPVIFDMLIKAYVKAGMIGDGFSTLKKTIRVGFIPSVIACNCLLNGLVKLNCIDQCWEVYEEMGRIGIHPNVYTFNILINVLCKDGDVHKVNAFLEKMEEEGFDPDIVTYNTLISSYCRKGRLEDAFYLYKIMYRRGVMPDMVSYTALMNGLCKQGKVREAHQIFHRMIDRGLDPDTVSYNTLISGYCHEGKMQESRSLLHEMIRNGICPDDFTCRIVIEGYGKEGKLLSALNLVVELQRFQVSISHDVYDYLVVALCQELRPFAAKSLLERSSKDGHLPGLDIYNKLIESLCENLYVAEALLLKAEMIRKNIKPDLFTYRTLICCLCHISRTVEGESLMKEMAESGLAPNLEICRSLIKGYCKERDVDKAETLLGLFAKEFQVFDSESYNTLVRVFCEDGDMAKLLELQDRMMKVGFAPNSLTFKYVIHGLWRTARPDKDKLHVE, from the coding sequence ATGCATCGTGCTTCAACATGTTCCATAAATCGGATCTTTGTTGTGTCAGCCAACTCTCCATATTATACAAAACCACTCTTGAACATCAATTTCATACTAAAAATATcagctctctcttcttcttcttcagctctACAGACCATCCCAGACTCTCACTCCATATCAGTTTCAAACCCACTTTATCATTTTCTtccccaaacccaaaaccccaacAACATAGTCAATCTCATCTGTTCAAGCCTTAAGCAAGGAAACGCCCATCTTTCCCTTCttcaaaatgacattaaaGAGCTTTTTCCTCATCTAGGTGCTCAAGAAATTTCCAGGGTTCTGCTCAGATTTCAATCTGATTACTCCTCAgctcttgtttttttcaattggGTCAAGAATGGTTTGGGTCTCAGACCCACTACCCAGAATTATTGTATTGTTATTCATATTCTGGCATGCTCCAAAAAGTTTCCGCAAGCTATGAAATTGTTATGGGAGTTGATAGAGTTGGTCAGAGATGTTTCACCAAAAGATgacattttccaaaatttggtTGTGTGTACTGAAGATTGTAACTGGGATCCAGTTATCTTTGACATGCTCATTAAGGCTTATGTGAAAGCAGGTATGATTGGAGATGGTTTTAGCACTTTGAAAAAGACAATAAGGGTTGGTTTTATTCCCAGCGTGATTGCTTGTAATTGTCTTTTGAATGGGTTAGTGAAGTTGAATTGTATTGACCAGTGTTGGGAAGTATATGAGGAGATGGGAAGGATTGGGATACACCCAAATGTGTAtacttttaatattttgattaatGTTTTGTGCAAGGATGGAGATGTTCATAAAGTGAATGCATTTTTGGAGAaaatggaagaagaaggatTTGATCCCGATATTGTGACATATAATACTCTAATTAGTAGCTATTGTAGGAAAGGAAGGTTGGAAGATGCATTTTATTTGTATAAGATCATGTATAGGAGAGGTGTGATGCCGGACATGGTTTCATATACTGCCTTGATGAATGGTCTTTGTAAACAAGGGAAGGTAAGGGAGGCTCATCAGATTTTTCATCGGATGATTGATAGAGGGTTGGATCCAGACACTGTATCGTATAACACTCTTATTAGTGGTTATTGCCATGAGGGGAAGATGCAAGAGTCTCGATCATTGTTGCATGAGATGATCAGAAATGGTATTTGTCCAGATGATTTCACTTGTAGGATAGTCATAGAAGGATATGGCAAAGAAGGTAAGCTGCTCTCTGCTCTGAATTTGGTTGTGGAGCTTCAAAGATTTCAAGTGTCTATTTCTCATGATGTTTATGATTATCTAGTAGTTGCCTTGTGTCAAGAACTTCGACCATTTGCAGCTAAAAGTCTATTAGAAAGAAGTTCTAAGGATGGTCATCTGCCTGGTTTGGATATCTATAACAAATTGATTGAGTCTCTCTGTGAAAACCTTTATGTGGCAGAGGCACTGCTTTTGAAAGCCGAGATGATACGTAAGAACATTAAACCCGATCTTTTTACATACAGAACTCTAATATGCTGTCTATGTCACATAAGTAGAACAGTGGAAGGTGAATCTCTAATGAAAGAGATGGCTGAATCTGGTTTGGCTCCTAATCTAGAGATATGCAGGTCATTGATAAAGGGGTACTGCAAAGAAAGGGATGTTGATAAAGCAGAAACATTGTTAGGCTTGTTTGCCAAggaatttcaagtttttgatTCTGAAAGTTACAATACACTTGTCAGAGTCTTCTGTGAGGATGGTGATATGGCCAAGTTGTTGGAGTTGCAGGATAGGATGATGAAAGTGGGTTTTGCGCCGAATAGCCTTACATTTAAGTATGTGATCCATGGATTATGGAGAACTGCAAGACCAGATAAAGACAAGCTTCACGTGGAATAA
- the LOC117622550 gene encoding protein transport protein SEC31 isoform X2, protein MSTTSFMDKQIMDLSQGSPQQNNNDCIEQMKMNDNNHPKEEEEQQVGHGNGLSNKLYHEMLPSYDFQPIRPIVGTSSQSQSLDPAPNLGGGGAARVWNSGEPKSNTTAPIRKDRNVLDATVVSEIDQAMKKHADNLLHVLEGVSARLTQLESRTRHLENSVDDLKVSVGNNHGNADGKMIRLEDILRDVQTGVKDLKDKQDIVEAQLHLARIQVSNPKVDPQPEPQNAMHGDSGQAAASAPRHSHQQLPTPVNLPPSLPAVSHPNAPPQHMPQSVPHTVQLPNQFSQNQISPVPQQDPYFPPPGQNQGAPNQQYQLPPGQQTVPPPPVPPHQQFQPTTQPQYSQPPPQLPQQHPSHTPVNPSQLQPTLGHHAEETPYIPSQNYLPSLRQPPSHTPSGLPPSQQYYSPASQAYEPPSSRSSSGYSSGYSPPAGLGESYHYGGSPSQYGGSSSMKPPHLSSSATAQSGGSGYPQLPTAQVLPQALPTPSGAGGGSASAGTGNRVPIEDVIDTVTTMGFPRDYVRATVRKMTDSGQSVDVNVVLDKLTNDGEVQQPRAWFGR, encoded by the exons ATGAGCACGACGTCGTTTATGGACAAGCAGATAATGGATCTGTCACAGGGATCGCCGCAGCAGAACAACAACGACTGCATCGAGCAGATGAAGATGAACGACAACAACCATCccaaagaggaagaagagcaGCAGGTCGGCCATGGAAATGGGCTTTCCAATAAGCTATATCATGAGATGTTGCCCAGCTACGATTTCCAGCCCATTCGTCCCATCGTCGGAACTTCTTCGCAGTCGCAGAGCCTCGATCCCGCACCCAAtcttggaggaggaggagccgCTAGGGTTTGGAACTCCGGCGAGCCCAAGTCCAACACTACCGCTCCTATCAGA AAGGACCGAAATGTACTTGATGCTACTGTTGTGTCAGAGATTGACCAGGCCATGAAGAAGCATGCTGATAATTTATTACATGTGTTGGAAGGTGTTAGTGCACGACTAACACAACTCGAGAGCAGAACCCGCCACCTTGAGAATTCTGTGGATGATTTGAAGGTATCTGTGGGAAATAATCATGGGAATGCTGATGGAAAGATGATACGGTTGGAGGATATTCTTCGAGAT GTACAAACAGGTGTTAAGGATTTGAAGGATAAGCAAGACATAGTAGAGGCTCAGCTGCATCTTGCAAGGATACAAGTTTCCAATCCCAAGGTAGACCCTCAACCAGAACCTCAGAACGCTATGCATGGGGATTCTGGGCAGGCAGCCGCCTCTGCTCCTCGACACTCTCACCAACAACTTCCTACCCCTGTGAACCTTCCACCCTCACTTCCTGCTGTCTCTCACCCAAATGCTCCTCCCCAACATATGCCCCAAAGTGTACCACATACAGTTCAACTTCCAAATCAGTTTTCTCAGAACCAGATCTCTCCTGTCCCTCAGCAAGACCCTTATTTCCCACCGCCTGGTCAAAATCAAGGAGCCCCAAATCAGCAATACCAATTACCTCCAGGTCAGCAGACGGTCCCCCCTCCTCCAGTGCCACCacatcaacaatttcaacCTACCACTCAACCACAGTATTCTCAGCCTCCACCCCAGCTGCCTCAACAGCACCCTTCGCATACACCTGTTAATCCCTCTCAACTCCAGCCTACATTAGGCCACCATGCTGAAGAGACACCTTATATTCCTTCCCAGAACTACCTACCCAGTCTTCGTCAGCCACCTTCTCATACGCCCAGTGGTCTTCCCCCCTCCCAACAGTATTATAGTCCAGCTTCCCAAGCGTATGAGCCACCTTCAAGCAGATCCAGTTCAGGGTATTCTTCTGGGTATAGCCCTCCAGCTGGGCTTGGTGAGTCATATCATTACGGTGGATCACCTTCTCAATATGGTGGTAGCTCCTCAATGAAACCACCACATCTCTCTTCTTCTGCTACAGCTCAAAGTGGAGGAAGTGGTTACCCACAGCTACCAACTGCTCAGGTACTACCACAAGCATTGCCTACTCCATCTGGGGCAGGGGGTGGTTCAGCTTCAGCTGGGACTGGAAACAGAGTTCCTATTGAAGATGTGATTGACACCGTGACAACTATGGGTTTCCCGAGAGACTATGTTAGGGCCACTGTTCGAAAGATGACAGACAGCGGCCAGTCAGTTGACGTCAATGTTGTGCTAGATAAGTTGACGAATGATGGGGAAGTTCAGCAGCCTAGAGCTTGGTTTGGTCGATAG
- the LOC117621444 gene encoding probable galactinol--sucrose galactosyltransferase 5, translating to MAPSLTKAANGDTNLADGSKPSSCPFALEKSNFKANGHVILSDVPENITLIPSPYSTAGCFVGFDVAEPNSRHVVPVGQLKDIRFMSIFRFKVWWTTHWVGSNGRDLENETQIVILESSDAGRPYVVVLPLLEGSFRACIQPGNSDFLDICVESGSTREVSKAFQSVLYLQAGDDPFALVKEAVKVARDHLGTFQLLEDKTPPGIVDKFGWCTWDAFYLTVHPHGVIDGVRKLVEGGCPPGLVLLDDGWQSIGHDSDPITKEGMNQAVAGEQMPCRLLKFEENYKFRDYVSPNGGASGKGMGAFIKDLKEEFKSVDYVYVWHALCGYWGGVRPNVPGMPDAVVVEPTLSPGLLKTMEDLAVDKIVATGVGLVPPEVVDQMYEGLHSHLKSVGIDGVKVDVIHLLEMLCENYGGRVKLAKAYFDALTSSVRKHFNGNGVIASMEHCNDFMFLGTEAITLGRVGDDFWCTDPSGDPNGTFWLQGCHMVHCAYNSLWMGNFIHPDWDMFQSTHPCAAFHAASRAISGGPIYVSDAVGKHNFDVLRTLVLPDGSILRCEYYALPTRDCLFEDPLHDGNTMLKIWNLNKFSGVLGAFNCQGGGWSRETRRNQCAAKFSHRLTAKLNPKDIQWKSGKSPISIEGVQEFALYYHQAKKLVLSKPDEDVELSLDPFNFELIFVSPVTVLDAKKSVQFAPIGLVNMLNTGGAIKSFVFNEDESCVQVGVKGTGEFRVFASEKPTSCRIEGNDVAFEYEQGMVIIQVPWPASSTLSTVEYKF from the exons ATGGCTCCAAGTTTGACTAAAGCTGCCAACGGCGACACTAACCTCGCCGACGGCTCTAAGCCCTCGTCATGTCCTTTCGCGCTCGAGAAGTCCAACTTCAAGGCAAACGGCCATGTCATTCTCTCTGACGTGCCGGAAAACATAACACTCATCCCATCACCCTACAGCACCGCCGGCTGCTTCGTGGGCTTTGATGTCGCCGAGCCCAACAGCCGCCACGTGGTCCCCGTTGGCCAGCTGAAGGACATCCGCTTCATGAGCATCTTCCGGTTCAAAGTCTGGTGGACTACCCACTGGGTCGGATCCAACGGCCGGGACCTAGAGAACGAGACCCAGATCGTCATCCTCGAAAGCTCCGACGCCGGTAGGCCCTACGTCGTCGTTCTCCCCCTTCTAGAAGGCTCCTTCCGCGCCTGCATCCAGCCCGGCAACTCCGACTTTCTCGACATCTGCGTCGAGAGTGGGTCCACCCGAGAAGTCTCCAAGGCCTTCCAGAGCGTGCTTTATTTGCAAGCCGGTGATGATCCGTTTGCCCTAGTCAAAGAGGCGGTCAAAGTGGCGAGGGACCATTTGGGAACTTTCCAACTTTTGGAGGACAAGACCCCACCTGGGATCGTGGACAAGTTCGGTTGGTGCACCTGGGACGCATTCTATCTTACTGTACACCCTCACGGCGTCATAGACGGCGTGAGGAAGCTGGTGGAAGGTGGGTGTCCACCCGGGCTCGTGTTGCTCGACGATGGGTGGCAGTCCATTGGTCACGATTCTGATCCCATCACCAAAGAAGGCATGAACCAAGCAGTTGCCGGCGAGCAAATGCCGTGCAGGCTCCTGAAGtttgaagaaaattacaaGTTCAGGGACTACGTGAGTCCCAATGGGGGTGCCTCTGGTAAAGGCATGGGTGCCTTTATCAAGGACCTCAAGGAGGAGTTCAAGAGCGTTGATTACGTGTACGTGTGGCATGCGCTGTGTGGGTACTGGGGCGGGGTCAGGCCCAATGTTCCCGGAATGCCCGACGCTGTGGTGGTGGAGCCCACATTGTCTCCGGGCCTACTGAAGACAATGGAAGATCTGGCCGTGGATAAGATCGTGGCCACTGGTGTGGGGCTGGTCCCACCCGAGGTCGTTGATCAGATGTACGAAGGGCTCCACTCGCACTTGAAGTCCGTTGGGATCGACGGCGTCAAGGTGGACGTAATCCAC TTGCTGGAAATGCTTTGTGAGAATTATGGCGGGAGGGTGAAGCTGGCGAAGGCATATTTCGATGCTCTTACATCTTCAGTGAGGAAGCACTTCAATGGCAACGGGGTCATTGCCAGCATGGAGCACTGCAACGACTTCATGTTCCTTGGAACCGAAGCCATCACTCTTGGCCGTGTTG GTGATGATTTCTGGTGCACCGATCCATCTGGTGACCCCAACGGTACGTTTTGGCTTCAAGGGTGTCACATGGTGCACTGTGCTTACAACAGCTTGTGGATGGGCAATTTTATACACCCGGATTGGGATATGTTCCAATCGACCCACCCCTGCGCTGCCTTCCACGCCGCCTCTAGGGCCATCTCCGGTGGCCCTATTTATGTTAGTGATGCCGTTGGAAAGCACAACTTTGATGTGCTTAGGACCCTGGTGTTGCCCGATGGCTCAATTCTCCGGTGCGAGTACTATGCACTACCAACTCGTGATTGTCTCTTTGAGGACCCTCTCCATGATGGCAACACCATGCTCAAAATATGGAACCTCAATAAG TTCAGTGGAGTTCTTGGGGCATTCAACTGCCAAGGAGGAGGCTGGAGCCGCGAAACCCGACGCAACCAATGTGCTGCTAAATTCTCCCACAGGCTGACCGCCAAGCTCAACCCGAAGGACATCCAGTGGAAGAGTGGCAAGAGCCCAATTTCCATtgaaggagtgcaagagtttGCCTTGTACTATCACCAAGCCAAGAAGCTTGTCCTGTCCAAGCCCGACGAGGATGTTGAACTGTCACTGGACCCCTTCAACTTTGAGCTCATTTTTGTCTCCCCGGTGACTGTTTTGGATGCTAAAAAGTCTGTCCAATTCGCCCCCATTGGCTTAGTGAACATGCTCAACACCGGCGGTGCCATCAAGTCCTTTGTTTTCAATGAGGACGAGAGCTGTGTTCAAGTTGGAGTTAAGGGCACTGGAGAGTTCAGGGTCTTTGCTTCTGAGAAACCAACAAGTTGCAGGATTGAGGGCAACGACGTTGCTTTTGAGTACGAGCAGGGCATGGTCATAATCCAAGTGCCATGGCCTGCTTCTTCCACCTTATCTACTGTGGAGTACAAATTCTAA